One region of Pyramidobacter sp. YE332 genomic DNA includes:
- a CDS encoding ABC transporter ATP-binding protein → MVREIWNTLTPRGRRSLLISVLSFTAYALSGAAMMLLALKIMGDISSRTVNLPKYWRLLALCLVLKCGSNILADVQKHFAGFDIVYEIRSKIIRRLKTFSLGFYTNERLGEISTIIHKDVDSMEMVVGHMWPRMCADFIVSLALLLFLSCLNAKMSLLMLSLLPPALLWLAAGLKKAGRQEAETGNSLADMVSLFVEYVKGIPLLKAFPESRQFDEKLASAARSFGEHSKQTAQNKAVVLSLYGFLIDAAFWVMTTAGMFLVMDKTLPMSHYLTFVILSREFYKPFTAIESHWMNYLKVTDSFKRIKKITEAPTVVEPAVPRKPKDFSITFDKARFAYEKNGFILKDISFHTPERSLTALVGESGSGKTTIANLLLRFWDVQGGSVRIGDTDVRDMDYDELLDSISIVMQNVQLFADTIENNIRLGKADATSGEIVAAAKKARIHDFIRSLPKGYQTPIGENGVGLSGGQKQRISIARAFLKDSPVLLLDEITSSVDPVNEVLIQEAISELAKNRTVLVVAHHLRTIRSADQILVFRNGAIVQAGKHETLLAQKDGCYRRLWERGERKSPPAAGETAS, encoded by the coding sequence ATGGTGCGGGAAATATGGAACACTCTCACGCCAAGAGGCAGGCGTTCGCTGTTGATAAGCGTCCTCAGTTTCACCGCGTATGCGCTTTCCGGCGCGGCCATGATGCTGCTGGCGCTGAAAATCATGGGGGATATCTCCAGCCGGACCGTGAATTTACCAAAATATTGGCGGCTGCTGGCCCTCTGTCTTGTGCTGAAATGCGGCAGCAACATACTGGCGGACGTACAGAAGCATTTCGCCGGTTTCGATATCGTCTACGAGATCAGATCGAAAATCATCCGCCGCCTGAAAACTTTTTCTCTCGGCTTCTACACGAACGAAAGGCTCGGCGAGATCAGCACCATCATCCACAAAGATGTCGACAGCATGGAGATGGTCGTCGGGCATATGTGGCCGAGGATGTGCGCCGATTTTATCGTGTCGCTGGCGCTGCTCCTTTTCCTGTCCTGTCTGAACGCGAAAATGAGTCTGCTGATGCTGTCGCTCCTCCCGCCCGCGCTTCTGTGGCTCGCCGCGGGTTTGAAAAAAGCCGGACGACAGGAGGCGGAAACGGGGAACAGCCTTGCGGATATGGTCAGCCTGTTTGTGGAATACGTAAAAGGGATCCCGCTGCTGAAGGCATTTCCCGAAAGCAGGCAATTTGACGAAAAGCTTGCGTCCGCGGCGCGGTCCTTCGGGGAGCACAGCAAGCAGACGGCACAAAACAAAGCGGTCGTTTTGTCCCTGTACGGTTTTCTCATCGACGCCGCTTTCTGGGTCATGACCACGGCAGGAATGTTCCTCGTCATGGACAAGACCTTGCCGATGAGTCATTATCTGACGTTCGTCATTCTCAGCCGAGAGTTTTACAAGCCCTTTACGGCGATAGAAAGTCACTGGATGAATTATCTCAAGGTAACGGACAGCTTCAAAAGAATAAAAAAGATCACAGAAGCTCCGACCGTCGTAGAACCGGCCGTTCCCAGGAAGCCGAAAGATTTCTCCATAACGTTCGACAAGGCCCGCTTCGCCTACGAAAAAAACGGCTTCATCCTGAAAGACATTTCGTTTCACACGCCGGAGCGCTCGCTGACCGCGCTCGTCGGCGAATCCGGCTCCGGCAAGACCACGATCGCCAACCTGCTGCTCCGCTTTTGGGACGTCCAAGGCGGGAGCGTCCGCATCGGGGACACGGACGTTCGGGACATGGATTACGACGAACTCCTCGATTCGATAAGCATCGTCATGCAGAACGTGCAGCTGTTCGCGGACACGATCGAGAACAATATACGCCTGGGAAAAGCGGATGCGACGAGCGGCGAGATCGTGGCCGCGGCAAAAAAAGCACGGATCCATGATTTCATCCGCTCGCTGCCGAAAGGTTATCAAACTCCGATCGGCGAAAACGGCGTCGGACTTTCGGGCGGACAAAAACAGAGGATCTCTATCGCGCGGGCCTTTTTGAAAGACTCGCCAGTTTTGCTCCTCGACGAGATCACGAGCAGCGTCGATCCCGTCAACGAGGTCCTGATTCAGGAAGCCATATCGGAACTTGCAAAAAACAGGACCGTGCTGGTCGTCGCCCACCATCTGCGCACGATACGCTCCGCCGATCAGATACTCGTGTTCAGGAACGGCGCGATCGTACAGGCGGGAAAGCACGAAACCCTGCTCGCCCAAAAGGACGGCTGCTACCGCCGGTTATGGGAACGAGGCGAACGAAAATCCCCTCCCGCGGCGGGAGAAACAGCGTCGTGA
- a CDS encoding cold-shock protein, producing the protein MKGKVKWFNSTKGFGFITTEEGKDVFVHFSAIKMDGYKSLEENEEVEFDVVDGEKGPQAANVVRL; encoded by the coding sequence TTGAAGGGCAAAGTGAAATGGTTCAACAGCACCAAGGGCTTCGGTTTCATCACCACCGAAGAGGGCAAGGACGTTTTTGTCCATTTTAGCGCTATCAAGATGGACGGCTACAAGTCCCTTGAGGAGAACGAAGAAGTCGAGTTCGACGTCGTCGATGGTGAAAAGGGCCCTCAGGCTGCTAACGTCGTCCGTCTGTAG
- a CDS encoding SurA N-terminal domain-containing protein has product MQILTALRTQIKWILALFIVIFTASVGFMYGTGSSSDSDNQRTGDFVVAKVNGEELHISQLQEHLRSFVERNGIRDLSDKQMPLIYKAVFDEMVSNRAVIDEVARLKISAPADDVDKQLKEVENQYVTKEAFMQTLKNQGSSLEQVKAEIARQLAINKMLEDVSGGVVVSDDEIKALYDALRGNFTLPAGIEADFVQLKSKEAADKFAEEVKADKDWDKALTIVSADIVQATSSDVHERIAATEMVGKLEPLSALNDGETSAPIEITSQDYFVVHRIRAVSEDVRPLSEVSDSIKTMLLQSKKMEAQRNYIKGLTDKMNVEIVAPELFTVKSDDVPPADALPDEKLDGLKPAFTEDAANKAADPAAVK; this is encoded by the coding sequence TTGCAGATACTTACTGCGCTTCGCACTCAGATCAAGTGGATCCTCGCCCTGTTTATCGTCATCTTCACCGCTTCCGTCGGATTCATGTACGGCACGGGCAGTTCCTCCGACTCCGACAATCAGCGCACCGGCGATTTCGTGGTCGCCAAAGTCAACGGCGAAGAACTGCACATCAGCCAGCTGCAGGAACACCTGCGCTCGTTCGTCGAGCGCAACGGCATCCGCGACCTGTCCGACAAACAAATGCCGCTTATCTACAAAGCCGTGTTCGACGAAATGGTGTCCAACCGCGCCGTCATCGACGAAGTCGCCCGCCTGAAAATCAGCGCCCCCGCCGACGACGTCGACAAGCAGCTGAAAGAGGTCGAGAATCAGTACGTGACCAAAGAAGCCTTCATGCAGACGCTGAAGAACCAGGGCAGCAGCCTCGAACAGGTCAAAGCCGAGATCGCCCGCCAGCTGGCCATCAACAAGATGCTGGAAGACGTTTCCGGCGGCGTGGTCGTTTCCGACGACGAGATCAAAGCCCTGTACGACGCGCTGCGCGGCAACTTCACGTTGCCGGCCGGCATCGAAGCCGACTTTGTCCAGCTGAAGAGCAAGGAGGCCGCCGACAAATTCGCCGAAGAAGTGAAGGCGGACAAGGACTGGGACAAGGCCCTTACGATCGTTTCGGCCGACATTGTCCAGGCGACCTCGAGCGACGTTCACGAGCGCATCGCCGCGACGGAGATGGTCGGCAAGCTCGAGCCTCTTTCCGCGCTGAACGACGGCGAAACCTCCGCCCCTATCGAGATCACCAGTCAGGATTATTTCGTCGTGCACCGCATCAGGGCCGTCTCGGAAGACGTGCGTCCTCTCTCCGAAGTGTCCGACAGCATCAAGACGATGCTCCTTCAGAGCAAAAAAATGGAGGCCCAGCGCAACTACATCAAGGGGCTGACCGATAAGATGAACGTGGAGATCGTCGCCCCCGAACTCTTCACCGTCAAGAGCGACGACGTTCCGCCTGCCGACGCCCTTCCCGATGAAAAGCTGGACGGACTGAAACCGGCTTTCACCGAGGATGCGGCAAACAAAGCCGCTGATCCGGCCGCCGTGAAGTAA
- a CDS encoding DNA polymerase has product MDELLDNRVVCLDAKALCYLMERPRLGGLWDVKTAWYLLHPDLESYDISKEIGLELSPGRALRLLAIARSMEEKIAAQDMTRVMNEIDLPLIPSLVDMERRGIRLDREKMLALSRELERQLNAITEKVYEAAGCEINLNSPKQIGELLFEKLGLPVVKKTKTGYSTDVSVLEQLREICGARCEIPGQLLEYRELQKMASGFVQPLLSAAGEDGLIHSTFESLTTGTGRLSSRDPNMQNLPAYSGWGQRIRECLIPSRPGHCFAAADYSQIELRVLAHLSGDPQLIEIFKSDRDIHTETAAMIFGLPADAVTKELRRSAKTVSFGLIYGMSVFGLASRLGTDRNTAFQIMDAYFAALPGVREYMETSKKKSLEVGYTSTLFGRRRPMDEIATGNQTKDHQKRVAINAPIQGTAADITKIAMNKVAAHFAGRDVAMVLQVHDSIVCECPQDRAEQTAMELGQVMESAVQLSVPLKTERTVGTSLATV; this is encoded by the coding sequence TTGGACGAACTGTTGGACAACAGGGTCGTCTGTCTCGACGCCAAGGCGCTGTGTTACCTGATGGAGCGGCCGCGCCTCGGCGGGCTTTGGGACGTCAAGACCGCCTGGTACCTGCTCCATCCCGATCTGGAAAGCTACGACATCTCGAAGGAGATCGGCCTCGAACTTTCGCCCGGCCGGGCGCTGCGCCTGTTGGCCATCGCCCGCTCCATGGAAGAAAAAATCGCCGCACAGGACATGACGCGGGTCATGAACGAGATCGACCTGCCTCTGATCCCCTCCTTGGTCGACATGGAGCGCCGCGGCATCCGCCTCGACCGCGAAAAAATGCTGGCGCTTTCGCGGGAGCTGGAACGTCAGCTGAACGCGATCACCGAAAAAGTCTACGAAGCGGCCGGATGCGAGATCAATCTCAACTCGCCCAAACAGATCGGGGAGCTTCTCTTTGAAAAACTGGGGCTTCCCGTCGTCAAGAAAACAAAGACCGGCTACTCCACCGACGTGTCGGTGCTTGAACAGCTGCGGGAGATCTGCGGCGCGCGCTGCGAAATCCCGGGGCAGCTCCTGGAATACCGCGAGCTTCAGAAAATGGCCTCCGGCTTCGTGCAGCCGCTGCTGAGCGCGGCCGGCGAGGACGGTCTGATCCACAGCACCTTCGAATCGCTGACGACCGGCACGGGGCGCCTCAGCAGCCGCGATCCCAACATGCAGAACCTGCCGGCTTACAGCGGCTGGGGACAGAGGATCCGCGAATGTCTGATCCCGTCGCGGCCGGGGCATTGCTTCGCCGCCGCCGATTATTCGCAGATCGAACTGCGCGTGCTGGCCCATCTCTCGGGAGATCCGCAGCTGATCGAGATCTTCAAGTCGGATCGGGATATCCACACCGAAACCGCCGCCATGATCTTCGGCCTCCCCGCCGACGCCGTCACCAAGGAGCTGCGCCGCAGCGCCAAGACCGTCAGCTTCGGCCTGATCTACGGCATGAGCGTTTTCGGCCTCGCCTCCCGGCTGGGGACGGACCGCAACACCGCGTTCCAGATCATGGACGCCTACTTTGCCGCTCTCCCGGGCGTACGGGAATACATGGAAACGAGCAAGAAAAAATCCCTCGAAGTCGGCTACACGTCCACGCTTTTCGGCCGCCGCCGCCCGATGGACGAGATCGCCACCGGGAACCAGACGAAAGACCACCAAAAACGCGTCGCCATCAACGCCCCGATCCAGGGGACGGCCGCCGACATCACCAAGATCGCCATGAACAAAGTCGCCGCGCATTTTGCCGGCCGCGACGTGGCCATGGTGCTCCAGGTCCACGACTCCATCGTCTGTGAATGCCCGCAGGATCGGGCCGAACAGACCGCCATGGAGCTCGGCCAGGTCATGGAAAGCGCCGTTCAGCTCTCCGTTCCTTTGAAAACGGAACGGACCGTCGGCACATCTCTCGCCACGGTTTAA
- a CDS encoding 5'-3' exonuclease H3TH domain-containing protein has product MPGKKILLIDGHGIAFRAFYAIPELNAPDGTPTNALVGFFNMFAKVRHDRRPDEIYAAFDMKEPTFRHQLYPEYKATRRPTPEEFKIQVPLLHEMLPLLGVHIMERPSVEADDLIGSAAVQFASRGDEVLILTSDKDIMQVLRPGVKILRPGKGVSSFEEYDVPHFTEKYGFPPDTMVDYLALMGDSIDNIPGVPGVGEKTASKLLQSYGSIEGILEHAGELKLALQKKMSEHGAQAVANRKLTRLKCDEDLSEFISKEAAVDLEAFGAFCARLGMKKAAESFGAAAEKKKSPAGNPPAEAARPSPVSTGDDFGEAVPPAAAIPLDTILCAPRIALDLEESGAPVPYTIKEETLQSRRVILAAPTAAGGRARWLNWRRVWTNCWTTGSSVSTPRRCVT; this is encoded by the coding sequence ATGCCTGGAAAAAAGATTTTGCTTATCGACGGACACGGCATCGCCTTTCGCGCCTTTTACGCGATCCCCGAGCTGAACGCCCCCGACGGCACGCCCACCAACGCGCTGGTCGGCTTCTTCAACATGTTCGCCAAAGTCAGACACGACCGGCGTCCCGACGAGATCTACGCGGCGTTCGACATGAAGGAACCGACGTTCCGCCACCAGCTCTATCCCGAATACAAAGCCACGCGCCGGCCGACGCCCGAGGAGTTCAAAATTCAGGTTCCGCTGCTCCACGAAATGCTTCCGCTTCTGGGCGTCCACATCATGGAGCGTCCTTCGGTCGAGGCCGACGACCTGATCGGTTCGGCCGCCGTGCAGTTCGCGTCTCGCGGCGACGAGGTGCTGATTCTCACCTCGGACAAGGACATCATGCAGGTGCTGCGTCCGGGCGTGAAGATCCTCCGCCCCGGCAAGGGCGTCTCGTCTTTCGAGGAATACGACGTTCCTCACTTTACCGAAAAATACGGTTTCCCTCCGGACACAATGGTCGATTATCTGGCGCTGATGGGCGACTCGATCGACAACATCCCAGGCGTGCCCGGCGTGGGCGAGAAGACCGCTTCGAAACTGCTTCAAAGTTACGGCTCCATCGAAGGCATTCTGGAACATGCCGGTGAACTCAAGCTGGCGCTGCAGAAAAAAATGAGCGAGCACGGCGCGCAGGCCGTCGCGAACCGCAAACTGACGCGGCTCAAATGCGACGAGGACCTGAGCGAATTCATCTCGAAAGAAGCGGCGGTCGATCTGGAAGCGTTCGGCGCTTTCTGCGCCCGACTGGGCATGAAAAAGGCGGCCGAATCCTTCGGCGCCGCAGCTGAAAAGAAAAAATCCCCCGCCGGGAATCCGCCGGCGGAGGCGGCGCGGCCGTCGCCCGTCAGTACCGGGGACGACTTCGGCGAGGCCGTCCCCCCCGCTGCCGCGATCCCGCTGGACACGATCCTGTGCGCGCCAAGGATCGCGCTCGATCTCGAAGAATCCGGCGCGCCCGTTCCATACACGATCAAAGAAGAAACGCTGCAGTCGCGCCGCGTCATCCTCGCCGCCCCGACGGCAGCTGGTGGCAGGGCACGCTGGCTGAACTGGCGCCGCGTTTGGACGAACTGTTGGACAACAGGGTCGTCTGTCTCGACGCCAAGGCGCTGTGTTACCTGA
- a CDS encoding ABC transporter ATP-binding protein yields the protein MICLKAALDIIPQVLVIHMIGIAYSHSLSRNLILKDSGCILLCFALKAVCAYGAVWKAHEAAYNSLTELRLRIIAHLKKLPLGFFQERRAGELANIVQHDVEQAEVYLAHGLPEIMAAALLPVVIFVVMLALEWRLALLMIAGLPLMWLTRKISAPLWKKNFKIFTDSMRRMQGNLMEYVSNISVVKAFGKEERKTEETLRSAKDYVYWVKRSMAGVSVPMGLIDLFMESGVVLVMIFGSWLLSIDRLSVSRFVLAVILGAAFTSSIAKTATFQHYRIVFNQAMSCVGSILNVPAPQSRAADAAAANGDIEIRRLSFAYKGKRDTLKDIDLTFRKGSRNALVGASGCGKSTLAHLLMGFWRPGTGTISIAGRDIQELSEKQLNSLFSIVQQEVFLFNLSLKENILIGNPNASDEEIVSAARKARLHDFIMSLPRGYDTAVGEAGVKFSGGEKQRLSIARGILKNAPIIVLDEATAAVDAENEACIQAAIADLSREKTIITIAHHLNAIRNADQIAVMDDGALIDSGTHAELMERCALYREMVCAQNKVDNWNIREA from the coding sequence ATGATCTGCCTAAAGGCCGCATTGGATATCATCCCGCAGGTTCTGGTCATACACATGATTGGAATCGCCTATTCCCATAGCCTCTCTCGAAATCTCATACTGAAAGACTCCGGCTGCATTCTCTTATGCTTCGCTCTGAAAGCGGTCTGCGCCTATGGAGCCGTATGGAAGGCTCACGAGGCTGCCTACAACTCTCTAACGGAACTTCGCCTTCGAATCATCGCCCATTTGAAAAAGCTTCCGCTGGGATTTTTTCAGGAACGCAGAGCGGGCGAGCTGGCGAACATCGTACAGCACGACGTGGAACAGGCGGAGGTTTATCTGGCGCACGGACTGCCCGAGATCATGGCCGCCGCGCTTCTGCCCGTCGTCATCTTCGTCGTTATGCTCGCGCTCGAATGGCGCCTGGCGCTGCTCATGATCGCGGGACTGCCTCTGATGTGGCTTACCCGAAAGATATCCGCCCCGCTGTGGAAGAAGAACTTCAAAATCTTCACCGACAGCATGAGGCGGATGCAGGGGAACCTCATGGAATACGTCTCAAATATTTCCGTCGTCAAGGCTTTCGGGAAAGAGGAAAGAAAAACCGAAGAGACGCTTCGCTCCGCAAAAGATTACGTGTATTGGGTCAAGAGATCCATGGCGGGCGTTTCCGTCCCGATGGGGCTGATCGATCTCTTCATGGAATCCGGCGTCGTCCTGGTCATGATATTCGGCTCGTGGCTTCTTTCCATCGACAGATTGTCCGTATCGAGATTCGTGCTGGCCGTCATTTTAGGCGCGGCGTTCACCTCGTCCATAGCCAAGACGGCGACGTTTCAGCATTACAGGATCGTATTCAATCAGGCGATGTCGTGCGTCGGCTCCATCCTGAACGTCCCCGCGCCTCAAAGCCGCGCGGCAGATGCCGCGGCGGCAAACGGCGACATCGAAATCCGCCGTTTGAGTTTCGCTTACAAGGGCAAGCGGGACACTCTCAAAGACATCGATCTCACATTCAGGAAAGGCAGCCGCAACGCGCTGGTAGGCGCTTCGGGCTGCGGGAAAAGCACGCTCGCCCACCTTCTCATGGGGTTCTGGCGGCCGGGTACGGGAACAATCAGCATCGCGGGACGGGATATTCAAGAACTCTCCGAAAAACAGCTGAATTCGCTGTTTTCCATCGTCCAGCAGGAAGTTTTTCTGTTCAACTTGAGCCTGAAAGAAAATATCCTCATCGGCAACCCGAACGCCTCTGATGAAGAGATCGTTTCCGCCGCTCGAAAAGCGCGGCTCCACGACTTCATCATGTCACTCCCCCGTGGCTACGACACGGCCGTCGGAGAAGCGGGCGTGAAATTTTCAGGCGGGGAAAAACAGCGCCTCTCCATCGCACGGGGCATCTTGAAAAACGCGCCGATCATCGTTCTGGACGAGGCGACGGCCGCGGTAGACGCGGAAAACGAGGCCTGCATCCAAGCGGCGATCGCCGACTTGAGCCGGGAAAAGACGATCATCACGATCGCCCATCATCTGAACGCGATACGGAACGCGGACCAGATCGCCGTCATGGACGACGGCGCTTTGATCGACAGCGGCACGCATGCCGAACTCATGGAACGCTGCGCGTTGTACCGCGAAATGGTATGCGCCCAGAACAAGGTCGACAACTGGAATATCAGGGAGGCATAG
- a CDS encoding DedA family protein — protein MLSDVFGSLVSWLVDTIGSLGYTGIVALMFLESSFFPFPSEVVMPPAGFLAHGGHMSLLGVLLAGIAGSLLGALFNYWLSLRFGRPFFIKYGKHFGITSEVLDKADSFFERHGHISTFVGRLIPVIRQYISLPAGIARMNLTRFCFYTTLGAGIWVVILTLLGYWLGANQSLIRRHLSEVSFALCAVCTAVVAVYVWRQKTNQKSKKSR, from the coding sequence ATGCTAAGCGATGTTTTTGGCAGTTTGGTCAGCTGGCTGGTGGATACGATCGGCTCGCTGGGATATACGGGAATCGTCGCACTGATGTTCCTGGAATCGTCCTTTTTCCCTTTCCCCAGCGAAGTCGTTATGCCTCCGGCCGGCTTTTTGGCCCACGGAGGACACATGTCGCTGCTGGGGGTGCTTCTTGCGGGGATTGCGGGCAGTCTGTTGGGAGCGCTGTTTAATTACTGGCTGTCGCTGCGTTTTGGGCGCCCCTTTTTCATCAAGTACGGCAAACACTTCGGGATCACGTCGGAAGTTCTTGACAAAGCCGACTCGTTCTTCGAGCGTCACGGCCATATCAGCACGTTCGTCGGCCGTCTGATCCCGGTGATCCGTCAGTATATCTCGCTGCCGGCCGGGATCGCCCGCATGAACCTGACGCGCTTCTGTTTCTACACGACGCTTGGCGCCGGCATCTGGGTCGTCATCCTGACGCTGCTGGGTTACTGGCTTGGCGCCAATCAATCGCTGATCCGGCGGCATCTTTCGGAGGTCAGTTTCGCTCTCTGCGCTGTTTGCACAGCTGTCGTAGCAGTGTACGTCTGGCGCCAGAAAACAAATCAAAAATCAAAAAAGAGTCGATAG
- the gltX gene encoding glutamate--tRNA ligase has translation MADEVRVRFAPSPTGALHIGGAHTALFNWLWARHTGGKFILRIEDTDRVRSTAEYEETIMAGMKWLNLDWDEGPDVGGDYGPYRQTERLDLYNKYARRLLDEGKAYKDGSAVIYKVPLGLDIGFDDEVYGHVDYKSDALIDGRTGVMKDIVLIKSDGFPTYNYAVVVDDHLMKISHVIRGEDHISNTPKQVLIYKALGWEMPKFAHLPMILGKDKKKLSKRHGATSVYEYRDMGYLPDSIFNFLALLGWAPKGNVEVFGRDLAIKEYELRNINRKSSVFDFDKLNFINQEHITEMPVREKFELVRPFWEEMGVDCGKLDLDYLGKCFEIMAGRGKTIKELAEFSDYLVTFAPVAARYDGSDLTDERRVLLKKFNTDFLSRPELVTPDQMLAFAREWCDANGAKLKDIAMPLRYMLTGYKVSPGIFEVIELLGRDEVSRRLRHYNVL, from the coding sequence ATGGCGGATGAAGTGAGAGTACGTTTCGCGCCCAGCCCCACCGGCGCGCTACATATCGGCGGCGCTCACACGGCGCTTTTCAACTGGTTGTGGGCCCGTCATACCGGCGGAAAGTTTATCCTTCGCATCGAGGACACCGACCGCGTCCGTTCGACCGCGGAATACGAAGAGACGATCATGGCCGGGATGAAATGGCTGAATCTCGACTGGGACGAAGGGCCCGACGTCGGCGGCGATTACGGACCGTACCGTCAGACCGAACGCCTCGACCTCTACAATAAATACGCCCGACGGCTTCTCGACGAAGGCAAAGCCTACAAGGACGGCAGCGCGGTCATCTACAAAGTGCCGCTTGGGCTGGACATCGGCTTCGACGACGAAGTCTACGGCCACGTGGACTACAAGAGCGACGCGCTGATCGACGGCCGTACCGGCGTGATGAAGGACATCGTGCTGATCAAAAGCGACGGTTTCCCTACCTATAATTACGCCGTCGTCGTCGACGATCATCTGATGAAGATCTCTCACGTCATCCGCGGCGAAGACCACATCTCCAACACGCCCAAGCAGGTCCTGATCTACAAGGCGCTGGGCTGGGAGATGCCCAAGTTTGCCCATCTGCCCATGATCCTCGGCAAGGACAAGAAAAAGCTCTCCAAACGCCACGGCGCCACCAGCGTTTACGAATACCGCGACATGGGCTACCTGCCCGATTCGATCTTCAACTTTCTGGCGCTGCTGGGCTGGGCTCCGAAGGGGAACGTGGAAGTGTTCGGCCGCGACCTGGCCATCAAGGAATACGAACTTCGCAACATCAACCGCAAGTCCTCGGTCTTCGATTTCGACAAGCTGAATTTCATCAATCAGGAACACATCACGGAAATGCCCGTCAGGGAAAAATTCGAACTGGTCCGTCCTTTCTGGGAAGAAATGGGCGTGGACTGCGGCAAACTCGATCTGGATTATCTCGGCAAATGCTTCGAGATCATGGCCGGCCGCGGCAAGACGATCAAGGAACTGGCGGAGTTCTCCGACTATCTCGTGACCTTTGCGCCCGTGGCGGCCCGGTACGACGGCAGCGACCTGACGGACGAACGCCGCGTCCTGCTGAAAAAGTTCAATACCGATTTTCTGTCTCGTCCCGAGCTGGTCACGCCCGATCAGATGCTGGCCTTCGCGCGCGAGTGGTGCGACGCCAACGGAGCCAAGCTGAAAGACATCGCCATGCCGCTGCGCTACATGCTGACCGGCTACAAAGTCAGCCCCGGCATCTTCGAAGTGATCGAACTGCTGGGCCGCGACGAGGTGTCCAGGAGACTGCGGCATTATAACGTCCTCTGA
- the rpoD gene encoding RNA polymerase sigma factor RpoD — MMSHIRGLIVQGRRNGYVTHKDIEKYIPADYWSSEILDNVFINLTELGIQVLDDSTQVTSKDSNSAKSKRPSKSRAKISDEGESPDVSGDDDSASDFASSGGDEAPGYGEELGRMEDVPLSDPVRMYLREIGKVPLLSGEKERELAIRVEAGDAEAKQQIIDANLRLVVSIAKKYIGRGMLFLDLIQEGNLGLIRAVEKFDYRKGFKFSTYATWWIRQAITRAIADQARTIRIPVHMVETINKMVRISRQLVQKLGREPSDEEIAHEMEIESGRVEEIRRIAQLPVSLETPIGEEEDSQLGDFIEDRNMPSPEDAAAGNLLHEQIEEMLDALSDREREVLRYRFGLEDGRSYTLEEVGRRFGVTRERIRQIEAKALRKLRHPSRSKKLRDFLE; from the coding sequence ATGATGAGCCATATCCGCGGGCTCATCGTGCAGGGGCGCAGGAATGGCTACGTGACTCACAAGGATATCGAGAAATATATTCCCGCAGATTATTGGAGTTCCGAGATCCTGGACAATGTTTTCATTAATTTGACGGAACTTGGCATTCAGGTACTGGATGATTCCACTCAAGTCACGTCAAAAGATAGTAATTCAGCCAAGTCGAAGCGGCCTTCGAAAAGCAGGGCAAAGATTTCCGATGAAGGAGAAAGTCCCGACGTTTCGGGCGACGACGACAGTGCGTCCGATTTTGCCTCGTCCGGCGGCGACGAAGCCCCCGGTTACGGGGAAGAGCTCGGACGCATGGAAGACGTGCCTCTGTCCGACCCCGTGCGCATGTATCTGCGCGAGATCGGCAAGGTCCCCCTCTTGAGCGGAGAGAAGGAACGCGAGCTGGCGATCAGGGTCGAAGCCGGCGACGCGGAGGCGAAACAGCAGATCATCGACGCCAATCTTCGTCTGGTCGTCAGCATCGCCAAAAAATACATCGGCCGCGGCATGCTGTTCCTCGATTTGATCCAGGAAGGCAATCTCGGTCTGATCCGCGCCGTGGAGAAGTTCGATTACCGCAAGGGTTTCAAGTTCAGCACCTACGCCACGTGGTGGATCCGCCAGGCGATCACCCGCGCCATCGCCGACCAGGCGCGCACAATCCGCATCCCCGTGCACATGGTGGAGACCATCAACAAGATGGTGCGCATTTCCCGCCAGCTCGTGCAGAAACTTGGGCGCGAACCCAGCGACGAGGAGATCGCGCACGAAATGGAGATCGAGAGCGGGCGCGTCGAAGAGATCCGCCGCATCGCTCAGCTCCCCGTCTCGCTGGAAACTCCCATCGGCGAAGAAGAGGACAGTCAGCTCGGCGATTTTATCGAAGACCGCAACATGCCCAGCCCCGAGGATGCCGCCGCCGGCAACCTGCTTCACGAACAGATCGAAGAGATGCTCGACGCGCTCTCCGACCGCGAGCGCGAAGTGCTGCGTTACCGCTTCGGGCTGGAGGACGGACGTTCCTATACGCTCGAAGAAGTGGGACGCCGTTTCGGCGTCACCCGCGAGCGCATCCGCCAGATCGAAGCCAAGGCGCTGAGGAAACTGCGCCACCCCAGCCGCAGTAAAAAACTCCGCGATTTTCTCGAATGA